A single Cucumis melo cultivar AY chromosome 4, USDA_Cmelo_AY_1.0, whole genome shotgun sequence DNA region contains:
- the LOC103486797 gene encoding protein FAR1-RELATED SEQUENCE 5 isoform X2, whose protein sequence is MEFESEDAAKIFYDKYARQLGFVMRVMSCRRSEKDGRILARRLGCNKEGHCVSIRGKFGAVRKPRPSTREGCKAMIHVKYDKSGKWVITKFVKEHNHPLVVSAREARQTMDEKDKQIQELTIELRNKKRLCSTYQEQLAAFMKIVEEHTDQLSRKVQNVVTNLKEFESIEQELLHPR, encoded by the exons ATGGAATTTGAATCGGAAGATGCTGCCAAGATTTTCTATGATAAGTATGCTCGTCAACTGGGATTTGTTATGCGTGTGATGTCCTGTCGCCGTTCTGAAAAAGATGGACGAATACTTGCTCGAAGACTTGGATGCAACAAAGAGGGACATTGTGTCAGTATCCGAGGTAAATTTGGGGCAGTTCGGAAGCCACGGCCGAGTACACGAGAAGGCTGTAAGGCAATGATTCATGTCAAATATGATAAGTCTGGGAAATGGGTGATTACAAAGTTTGTAAAGGAACATAATCATCCTCTTGTGGTTTCTGCTCGTGAAGCTCGGCAGACCATG GATGAAAAAGACAAGCAAATACAGGAACTCACTATAGAGCTGCGGAATAAGAAACGGTTATGTTCGACATACCAAGAACAGCTTGCTGCATTTATGAAAATTGTTGAAGAACATACCGACCAATTATCAAGAAAAGTTCAAAATGTAGTTACCAACCTTAAAGAATTTGAATCCATTGAGCAAGAACTATTGCATCCTAGGTAG
- the LOC103486797 gene encoding protein FAR1-RELATED SEQUENCE 5 isoform X1, whose protein sequence is MDLRDNSERCLLAVDADEGEEGIEGGSLESPAGTELNDCDGDIILEPYEGMEFESEDAAKIFYDKYARQLGFVMRVMSCRRSEKDGRILARRLGCNKEGHCVSIRGKFGAVRKPRPSTREGCKAMIHVKYDKSGKWVITKFVKEHNHPLVVSAREARQTMDEKDKQIQELTIELRNKKRLCSTYQEQLAAFMKIVEEHTDQLSRKVQNVVTNLKEFESIEQELLHPR, encoded by the exons ATGGATTTGAGAGATAATAGTGAAAGATGTCTTCTGGCAGTGGACGCAGACGAGGGAGAGGAAGGGATAGAGGGAGGATCGTTAGAGAGTCCAGCGGGAACAGAACTAAATGATTGTGATGGAGATATTATTCTTGAGCCTTATGAGGGAATGGAATTTGAATCGGAAGATGCTGCCAAGATTTTCTATGATAAGTATGCTCGTCAACTGGGATTTGTTATGCGTGTGATGTCCTGTCGCCGTTCTGAAAAAGATGGACGAATACTTGCTCGAAGACTTGGATGCAACAAAGAGGGACATTGTGTCAGTATCCGAGGTAAATTTGGGGCAGTTCGGAAGCCACGGCCGAGTACACGAGAAGGCTGTAAGGCAATGATTCATGTCAAATATGATAAGTCTGGGAAATGGGTGATTACAAAGTTTGTAAAGGAACATAATCATCCTCTTGTGGTTTCTGCTCGTGAAGCTCGGCAGACCATG GATGAAAAAGACAAGCAAATACAGGAACTCACTATAGAGCTGCGGAATAAGAAACGGTTATGTTCGACATACCAAGAACAGCTTGCTGCATTTATGAAAATTGTTGAAGAACATACCGACCAATTATCAAGAAAAGTTCAAAATGTAGTTACCAACCTTAAAGAATTTGAATCCATTGAGCAAGAACTATTGCATCCTAGGTAG